In the Setaria italica strain Yugu1 chromosome VI, Setaria_italica_v2.0, whole genome shotgun sequence genome, one interval contains:
- the LOC101781142 gene encoding pollen receptor-like kinase 4: MAAGPPPSLPRLTFLLLLAAGCLLLLLPTNNAARLPLSLAPDAADALLKLKSGINDGGGALSSWSPGTSPCSGGDSKWAGVMCEKGAVHGLQLEGMSLSGKLDLAALKSLPGLRTLSFMDNEFAGPMPEVKELSGLRAIFLSGNKFSGTIPANAFAGMGWLKKVVLSENNFSGPIPASLADVPRLLELQLNDNKFQGKIPDLKQEELKEVNLANNELEGEIPASLKSIKPDMFAGNKKLCGAPLGAKCEATPPPSPSPALKAPLPTSDKAGTSPSPPAQDAAKQEAQKPAEGFTSYGILAAFLGTLAIAGVAFVALRKRRDSTKNFGPVASTTRSSGPKIEPHPPDKAEASAAHVAAPGAAAKATAGGGGEERSSRAGGSTARKVDQGRLTFVRDDRGRFFELQDLLKATAEVLGTANLGVCYRATLTSGHSVVVKRFKEMNRVGREDFEEHMRRLGRLNHPNLLPLVAYYYRKEEKLLIHDFVPNRSLANLLHGEGRGLKKAVVHWSVRLKIVKGVARALSYLYDELCMLTVPHGHLKSSNILLDASYEPLLTDYALVPVMNQSHAAQLMVAFKSPERKQFGRSSKKSDVWCLGLLILEILAGRPATYDLPKAPAPATGAGGDLVTVVGSTPEGEWLNTVVDPDLRVGEDEDREEMVKLIRIGMACCEANVDSRWELKTAVDRIEELKAKERANEDQSFYSSVDGEEDLNNDVGIN; this comes from the exons ATGGCCGCAGGGCCACCACCGTCGCTACCGCGCCTAACCTTCCTCCTGCTACTGGCCGCCGggtgcctcctcctccttctgccCACTAATAACGCCGCGCGCCTCCCGCTCTCCCTcgcgcccgacgccgccgacgcgctcCTCAAGCTCAAGTCCGGGAtcaacgacggcggcggcgcgctcagCAGCTGGTCCCCCGGTACGAGCccctgcagcggcggcgactCCAAATGGGCTGGCGTCATGTGCGAGAAGGGCGCCGTGCACGGCCTGCAGCTCGAGGGGATGAGCCTCTCCGGCAAGCTCGACCTGGCCGCCCTCAAGAGCCTGCCCGGCCTCCGCACGCTCAGCTTCATGGACAACGAGTTCGCCGGCCCGATGCCCGAAGTCAAGGAACTCAGCGGCCTCCGCGCAATCTTCCTGTCCGGCAACAAGTTCTCCGGGACGATCCCCGCCAACGCGTTCGCCGGGATGGGATGGCTCAAGAAGGTGGTCCTCTCCGAGAACAACTTCTCCGGCCCCATCCCGGCGTCGCTCGCCGACGTGCCCAGGCTCCTCGAGCTGCAGCTCAACGACAACAAGTTCCAGGGCAAGATCCCTGATCTGAAACAGGAGGAGTTGAAGGAAGTCAATCTCGCGAACAATGAGCTGGAGGGGGAGATCCCGGCGAGCCTCAAATCCATCAAACCTGACATGTTTGCCG GCAACAAGAAGCTTTGCGGTGCGCCGCTTGGTGCGAAATGCGAGGCCactccgccgccgtcaccgtcgccggcactaAAGGCGCCACTGCCGACCTCCGACAAAGCAGggacctcgccgtcgccaccggCACAAGACGCCGCGAAGCAAGAAGCTCAGAAGCCCGCCGAGGGCTTCACGTCCTACGGCATCCTCGCCGCGTTCCTCGGCACGCTGGCGATCGCCGGCgtggcgttcgtcgcgctgCGTAAGCGGCGGGACAGCACCAAGAACTTCGGCCCGGTCGCGTCGACGACGAGGTCCTCGGGCCCCAAGATCGAGCCGCACCCGCCGGACAAAGCCGAAGCCAGCGCAGCGCACGTCGCCGCGCCTGGCGCCGCAGCCaaggccaccgccggcggcggcggcgaggagcgcagCAGCCGCGCGGGCGGCAGCACGGCGCGGAAGGTGGATCAGGGGCGTCTGACGTTCGTGCGCGACGACCGCGGCCGGTTCTTCGAGCTGCAGGACCTGCTCAAGGCGACGGCGGAGGTGCTCGGCACGGCCAACCTCGGCGTGTGCTACCGCGCCACGCTGACGAGCGGCCACTCCGTCGTGGTGAAGCGGTTCAAGGAGATGAACCGGGTGGGCCGGGAGGACTTCGAGGAGCACATGCGGCGGCTCGGCCGGCTCAACCACCCCAACCTCCTCCCCCTCGTCGCCTACTACTACCGCAAGGAGGAGAAGCTGCTCATCCACGACTTCGTCCCCAACCGGAGCTTGGCCAACCTCCTCCATG GCGAGGGCCGGGGGTTGAAGAAGGCGGTGGTGCACTGGAGCGTGCGGCTGAAGATCGTCAAGGGCGTGGCGCGGGCGCTGAGCTACCTGTACGACGAGCTGTGCATGCTGACGGTGCCGCACGGCCACCTCAAGTCCTCCAACATCCTGCTCGACGCCAGCTACGAGCCGCTGCTCACCGACTACGCGCTGGTGCCGGTGATGAACCAGTCGCACGCCGCGCAGCTCATGGTGGCCTTCAAGTCCCCCGAGCGGAAGCAGTTCGGCCGCTCCTCCAAGAAGAGCGACGTCTGGTGCCTCGGCCTGCTCATCCTCGAGATCCTCGCCGGGAGGCCGGCGACCTACGACCTGCCcaaggcgccggcgccggcgacgggcgccggcggcgacctggTGACCGTGGTGGGCTCGACGCCGGAGGGCGAGTGGCTGAACACCGTGGTGGACCCGGACCTGAGGGTCGGGGAGGACGAGGACAGGGAGGAGATGGTGAAGCTGATCAGGATCGGCATGGCGTGCTGCGAGGCCAACGTCGACAGCCGGTGGGAGCTCAAGACCGCCGTCGACAGGATCGAGGAGCTCAAGGCCAAAGAGCGCGCCAACGAGGACCAGTCCTTCTACTCGTCCGTGGATGGCGAGGAGGATCTCAACAACGATGTTGGCATCAACTGA
- the LOC101781536 gene encoding uncharacterized protein LOC101781536 has protein sequence MAWRESYMVDVVLIPLVLLFPVAYHLWLWRAVRHRPLRTIVGINAATCRLWVFAMAKDSEENALVVVHSLRNVIVDSTLAATAAVLLCTGVAAMLSCSSYAAVDALKCAAFLVVFLLACVCHTLAVCSLNQAVFLVNGYSTPSFPVSRDYVVGVLERGLLLHLAGNRVFYAGVPLLLWTFGPVLACLSSLGMVPILYNIDMHDHVQSSEREQKWRSQRASGDVVAVGNDVQEEHV, from the exons ATGGCGTGGAGGGAGAGCTACATGGTGGACGTGGTGCTGATCCCTCTTGTCCTCCTCTTCCCCGTCGCCTACCACCTCTGGCTCTGGCGCGCCGTCCGACACCGCCCGCTCCGCACGATCGTGGGCATCAACGCCGCCACCTGCCGCCTCTGGGTCTTCGCCATGGCCAAG GATAGCGAGGAGAACGCGCTCGTCGTGGTGCACTCGTTGCGGAACGTGATCGTGGACTCCAcgctggcggcgacggcggccgtccTCCTCTGCACGGGGGTGGCCGCCATGCTGAGCTGCAGCAGTTAcgccgccgtggacgcgctCAAGTGCGCCGCGttcctcgtcgtcttcctcctcgcctgCGTCTGCCACACCCTCGCCGTCTGCTCCCTCAACCAGGCCGTGTTCCTCGTCAATGGCTACTCCACCCCGTCCTTTCCGGTTTCCAGGGACTACGTCGTCGGGGTCTTGGAGCGGGGCCTCCTGCTCCACCTCGCCGGGAACAGGGTGTTCTACGCCGGCGTGCCCCTCCTACTCTGGACCTTCGGGCCGGTCTTGGCGTGCCTGAGCTCCTTGGGCATGGTCCCGATACTGTACAACATCGACATGCATGATCATGTGCAATCATCAGAAAGGGAGCAGAAATGGCGAAGCCAGCGGGCAAGTGGAGATGTGGTTGCTGTTGGGAACGATGTCCAAGAGGAGCATGTTTGA
- the LOC101763841 gene encoding uncharacterized protein LOC101763841 gives MAWRDSYLDVVLIPLAVLFPAVYHLWLWRAVRRSPLSSTVGISAAARRLWVFSMMKNNEKQAILVVQSVRNVLMGSTLVATTSILFCTGVAAVLSSTYAVKKPLSDAVFGAHGEYMMALKYVVLLTVFLLAFLCHSLAICTLNQASFLVNALSPSPALHLPLTKDYVADVMERGFLLNLAGNRLFFAGAPLLLWIFGPVLPCICSMAMVPILYNIDMIEYVKEGRSNGEANAKVEMVDTESDQSTEV, from the exons ATGGCGTGGAGGGACAGCTACTTGGACGTGGTGCTGATCCCCCTCGCCGTCCTCTTCCCCGCCGTGTACCACCTCTGGCTCTGGCGCGCCGTCCGCCGCAGCCCTCTCAGCTCCACCGTCGGCAtcagcgccgccgctcgccgcctctGGGTCTTCTCCATGATGAAG AACAACGAGAAGCAGGCGATCCTGGTGGTGCAGTCGGTGCGGAACGTGCTGATGGGGTCCACGCTGGTGGCGACGACGTCCATCCTCTTCTGcaccggcgtcgccgccgtgctCAGCAGCACCTACGCCGTGAAGAAGCCGCTCAGCGACGCCGTCTTCGGCGCGCACGGCGAGTACATGATGGCGCTCAAGTACGTCGTCCTCCtcaccgtcttcctcctcgccttcctctGCCACAGCCTCGCCATCTGCACGCTCAACCAGGCCTCCTTCCTCGTCAACGCGCTCTCCCCGTCCCCGGCGCTCCACCTCCCCCTCACCAAGGACTACGTCGCCGACGTCATGGAGAGGGGATTCCTCCTCAACCTCGCCGGCAACCGGCTCTTCTTCGCCGGCGCGCCGCTCCTGCTCTGGATCTTCGGGCCCGTCCTGCCGTGCATCTGCTCCATGGCCATGGTCCCGATACTCTACAACATCGACATGATCGAGTACGTCAAGGAAGGCAGGAGCAATGGCGAGGCCAATGCCAAAGTGGAGATGGTGGATACCGAGAGTGATCAGAGCACTGAGGTCTGA
- the LOC101764238 gene encoding isoamylase 1, chloroplastic → MAQQLPCVSAARPLLAAPAVLGPGPWRGRARGRANAAGSARRGAGIGVRTAAAAARPVASVAVADEEEEEEEAEAVEERYALGGACRVLAGMPAPLGATALDGGVNFAVYSAGATAASLCLFTPDDLEADTVTEEVPLDPLLNRTGNVWHVFIEGEQVHEMLYGYRFDGMFAPERGQYYDASNVVVDPYAKAVISRGQYGVPGPDGDCWPQMAGMVPLPYSTFDWQGDLPLKYHQKDVVIYEMHLRGFTKHDSSNTKHPGTYIGAVSKLDYLKELGVNCVELMPCHEFNELEYFSSSSKMNFWGYSTINFFSPMARYSSRGNSGRDAINEFKVFVREAHKRGIEVIMDVVFNHTAEGNEKGPILSFRGIDNSTYYMLAPKGEFYNYSGCGNTFNCNHPVVREFILDCLRYWVTEMHVDGFRFDLASIMTRACSLWDPVNVYGGPMGGDMTTTGTPLVRPPLVDMISNDPILGGVKLIAEAWDAGGLYQVGQFPHWNIWSEWNGKYRDTVRQFIKGTDGFAGAFAECLCGSPQLYQSGGRKPWHSVNFVCAHDGFTLADLVTYNNKYNLSNGEDNRDGENHNLSWNCGEEGEFASLSVRRLRKRQMRNFFVCLMVSQGVPMFYMGDEYGHTKGGNNNTYCHDHYVNYFRWDKKEEQSSDLYRFCRLMTKFRKECESLGLEDFPTSEQLHWHGHQPGKPDWSEGSRFVAFSMKDETKGEIYVAFNTSHLPVVVGLPERPGFRWEPVVDTGKAAPYDFLADDLPDRALTINHFSHFLNSNLYPMLSYSSIVLVLHPDA, encoded by the exons ATGGCGCAGCAGCTCCCCTGCGtctccgccgcgcgcccgctGCTCGCCGCGCCCGCGGTGCTGGGGCCGGGGCCgtggcgcggccgcgcgcgggggCGGGCCAATGCGGCGGGGAGCGCGAGGCGGGGGGCGGGAATCGGGGTccgtaccgccgccgccgcagcgcgaCCCGTGGCTTCCGTGGCGGtggccgacgaggaggaggaggaggaggaggcggaggcggtggaggagaggTACGCGCTCGGCGGCGCGTGCAGGGTGCTCGCCGGAATGCCCGCGCCTCTGGGGGCCACCGCGCTCGACGGCGGGGTCAACTTCGCCGTCTactccgccggcgccaccgccgcgtcgcTGTGCCTCTTCACCCCGGACGATCTCGAGGCG GATACGGTGACAGAGGAGGTCCCGCTTGATCCCCTGCTCAACCGGACGGGGAACGTGTGGCACGTGTTCATCGAAGGGGAGCAGGTGCACGAAATGCTCTACGGGTACAGGTTTGATGGCATGTTTGCCCCCGAGCGTGGCCAGTACTATGATGCGTCCAATGTCGTGGTGGATCCGTATGCTAAG GCAGTGATAAGCCGAGGTCAATATGGTGTACCAGGGCCTGATGGTGATTGCTGGCCTCAAATGGCTGGCATGGTCCCTCTTCCATACAGTACG TTTGATTGGCAAGGTGACCTACCCCTGAAGTATCATCAAAAGGACGTTGTTATCTATGAAATGCATTTACGTGGATTCACAAAGCATGATTCAAGCAACACAAAACACCCAGGAACTTACATTGGTGCTGTGTCAAAGCTTGACTATCTAAAG GAACTTGGAGTCAATTGTGTAGAGTTAATGCCCTGTCATGAGTTCAACGAGCTGGAGTACTTCAGCTCCTCTTCCAA GATGAATTTCTGGGGATATTCTACAATAAATTTTTTCTCACCAATGGCAAGATATTCGTCCCGTGGCAACTCTGGACGCGATGCCATTAACGAATTCAAAGTTTTTGTAAGAGAGGCTCACAAACGGGGAATTGAG GTGATCATGGATGTTGTCTTCAATCATACAGCTGAGGGTAATGAGAAAGGCCCAATATTATCCTTTAGGGGGATAGATAATAGTACATACTACATGCTTGCACCTAAG GGAGAGTTCTATAATTATTCCGGTTGTGGAAATACCTTCAATTGTAATCATCCAGTAGTCCGCGAATTTATCCTGGATTGCTTGAG ATACTGGGTGACAGAAATGCATGTTGATGGTTTTCGCTTTGACCTCGCGTCTATAATGACCAGAGCATGCAG CTTATGGGATCCAGTCAATGTGTATGGTGGTCCAATGGGGGGTGACATGACTACAACAGGGACACCTCTTGTTAGACCACCACTTGTTGACATGATTAGCAATGACCCGATTCTTGGAGGTGTCAAG CTCATTGCTGAAGCATGGGATGCAGGAGGCCTCTATCAAGTAGGTCAATTTCCTCACTGGAACATTTGGTCAGAGTGGAACGGGAAG TATCGTGATACCGTGCGCCAGTTCATTAAAGGCACAGATGGATTTGCTGGTGCTTTTGCTGAATGTCTCTGTGGAAGTCCACAATTATACCAG TCAGGTGGGAGGAAGCCTTGGCACAGTGTCAACTTTGTATGTGCCCATGATGGGTTTACACTGGCTGATTTGGTGACATACAATAACAAGTACAACTTGTCAAATGGTGAGGACAACAGAGATGGGGAAAATCATAATCTTAGCTGGAATTGTGGGGAG GAAGGAGAATTTGCAAGCCTATCAGTCAGGAGATTGAGGAAGAGGCAAATGCGCAATTTCTTTGTTTGTCTAATGGTTTCTCAA GGAGTTCCGATGTTCTACATGGGCGATGAATATGGTCATACAAAGGGAGGGAACAACAATACATACTGCCATGACCATTAT GTCAATTACTTCCGTTGGGATAAGAAGGAAGAGCAATCCTCTGACTTGTACAGATTCTGCCGCCTCATGACCAAATTCCGCAA GGAATGCGAATCTCTTGGCCTTGAGGACTTCCCAACTTCAGAACAGTTGCATTGGCATGGTCATCAGCCTGGGAAGCCTGACTGGTCGGAGGGGAGCCGATTCGTTGCCTTCTCCATG AAGGATGAAACCAAAGGTGAAATCTACGTGGCCTTCAACACCAGCCACCTGCCGGTGGTTGTCGGACTTCCAGAGCGCCCGGGGTTCCGATGGGAGCCAGTGGTGGACACAGGCAAGGCTGCACCGTATGACTTCCTCGCCGATGACCTGCCGGACCGGGCACTCACCATCAACCACTTCTCCCATTTCCTCAACTCCAACCTCTACCCTATGCTCAGCTACTCTTCCATCGTCCTCGTGTTGCATCCAGATGCTTGA